The window GTCGAACGGATCAAGGGAACCGGTCCGAAAATTTCGCGAAGCCCGCGTGCCGGGACAAGTCCTTACCGGACACGAAGAAGGGCGGGTGCGCTCTTCAGCGCACCCGCCCTTTCCTTCCGGCTCCGGTCAGCCGGTACTGGCCTGCGGGGTGATCATCGAGGAGGCGTCGATCTTCGTCTGGACGACGCCCAGCTGCTGCAGCAGGTCCGGCACGCGCTGGATGCGGCGGGCGTCCAAGGTGGACCCGAACGCGGGCATCACCATCAGGCTCGCGATGTCCTGGTCCACGTGGGCGTTGCGGACGACCAGCGGCTCGATCCGGGCCCGGTCGACCGACGCGCGCGTCGCGTTGAGCATCGCGCGCTGGAACGCGAGCATCGTCTTCGGGTGGTCCTGGACCCACTTGCCCGTCGCGCCGTAGCCGGTGAGCGGGAAGGACTCGGTGCTGCCGCTCGCGGCGTCGATGACCGGGTACGCGCCGGCCGTCTTGGCGGACTGGGTGAGGAAGGGTTCCGGCTGGTAGGCGGCGTCGACCTTGCCCTGCGCCAGCGCGGCCCCCATCTCCGGCAGCGGCATCGGGACCCACTGCACCTTGCCGGTGTCGATCCCGTGGTCGCGCATCACCGACTGGGTCAGGACGTCCGACGCCGCGTTCTTCGAGCTGATCGCGATCCGCTTGCCGTTCAGGTCGTTGACCGTCTTGACCGGCGAGTTCGGCACGGTGACGACCTCGTTGCTGCGCGGGCTCGCCGACGTGGCGTCGGCGACCAGGCGGACGTCGGAGCCGTTGTTCTTCGCCAGGAAGAACAGGGTGTAGGTCGACACCGCGAGGTCGTCCTGGCCGTTCGTCAGCCGGTTCAGCGACTCCTGCCCGCTGGCGGCGAGGTCGGCCTGCACGTCGAGGCCCTCGGCCTTGAAGTAGCCGCCTTCCTGCGCCAGCCAGAACGTGGCGAGGTCGACGGCGGCGAAGATCGCGACCCGGATCGCCGGCTTCTCGACGGTACCGCCGCTACCGGACCCGCTTCGCTGGCTGCACGCGCTCACCAGCGCGAGGACGAGCGCGAGCACGGCGAACCGGCGGGTCGAGGCGCGTTTGAGCATGCCACTCCTCGGAAAAGAATCTTTCGATCACGGGAATCCGGCTGGTACAGCCGTGATCGCCGGACTGTAGATGACGATTTCCGGGTCCGCAAATACCGCGCCGGAAAAGCCAGAACGGCGTTCAAACGGGTTATCCACTGACCGGCCGACGGTCACCATCGGAAACAAACCCACGAGAAACCGGCACACAGCGTGATCGATGTCCGCCATCCAGCCGAGCGCACTACAGCGGATGACCCATCGGGAAAGAGATGGCTCGCGACGCGTCGGTGAGCGAAAAACCGATTCCGCGGTCACCCGTGACAAACAGATCGTCTTCGGAAACTCTGGCGGTGGAAATGACGGGGTGGACGATGAACGTGTCGGGGAAGTGCGCGGCGCAGGTCACCACCCAGGGGTCGCCGATCGTGCCGCTTCCACTGTGGACGGTCGCGGCGACGGCGAACAGTGCGGCCGCCTACCTCGCCGCGGGCTCGGCCGGCGTCGTGAAGCGGCGCAAGCCCGGCGTTCCCGCGCCCACCAGCGCCACCGCCACGACGCACAACAGCCCGCCGCTCACCAGGGCGGCCGTCCCGGACGTCACCCCGGCGACCAGCCCGCCCCGCAGGTTGCCGAGGTCCGGTCCGGCCTGGCCGACGATCTGCTCCGCCGCCGCGACCCGGCCGAGCAGCGCGTCCGGCGTGTTGAGCTGCACCAGCGCCCCGCGCGACACCACCGAAACCGTGTCCGCCGCGCCCGCCAGCGCCAGGCACGCGAGACCGAGCCACGGGTCCGGCGCCAACCCGAAGACCACCAGCGCCCCGCCCCACGCGGCCGATCCGGCGAGCATCACCAGGCCCGGCCGCGGCAGCCGGGTGAACGTCCCCGAGAACACCGACGCCGCCACCCCGCCCACCGCGATCGCCGACAGGAACAGCC of the Amycolatopsis sp. NBC_01488 genome contains:
- a CDS encoding ABC transporter substrate-binding protein, whose translation is MLKRASTRRFAVLALVLALVSACSQRSGSGSGGTVEKPAIRVAIFAAVDLATFWLAQEGGYFKAEGLDVQADLAASGQESLNRLTNGQDDLAVSTYTLFFLAKNNGSDVRLVADATSASPRSNEVVTVPNSPVKTVNDLNGKRIAISSKNAASDVLTQSVMRDHGIDTGKVQWVPMPLPEMGAALAQGKVDAAYQPEPFLTQSAKTAGAYPVIDAASGSTESFPLTGYGATGKWVQDHPKTMLAFQRAMLNATRASVDRARIEPLVVRNAHVDQDIASLMVMPAFGSTLDARRIQRVPDLLQQLGVVQTKIDASSMITPQASTG